The following proteins are encoded in a genomic region of Candidatus Kryptobacter tengchongensis:
- a CDS encoding adenylate cyclase, with product MDKKVKYEVLKISLLVAFLSAIISFITAEYISTLKGVELRTIDLRFNYRGSVFNFADSSDIVIVAIDESSLDRAPHRWPWPRSYYAKLLRNLKKAGAKIVAFDINFDSPDRNPENDAEFRRAVEEVGNVVLAGREAKGAALKGKIIEAKNFLRNIFIGTMGSYPGIVEVLRDYDGVCRRYVPVFSAGDTVFPSFGLAILLLYYGLTIDSVYDLPPRHPFENGFFKIGNLKIPKFDDKTWLINFAGPAGTFKYISLIDVLDDEDFKTKDELIYGDINTFDNPEFGLLHDKVFKDKIVIVGSAIPEFKGELGDLLPSPFVKDESNLMYGVEIHANAVATILEQKFIVKISGFASFLIIFMISLLSFALAVGVRHLKIRPEFLTEIFGVLSLILLFVLWSFVVIISFNNNFLLPVVSPVLGGTIAYIGSIVYQYLTERKQKKLIKTIFGYYVHPSVVNQLVSNPELVRLGGEKREMTVLFSDLWNFTTISEAYPPEFIFNLLNEYFDSMTKVVFKYGGTLDKYIGDAIVAFWGAPIYYEDHALRACLCALKMQFELEKLRIRWEKEGKPLLHMRIGINTGEMIVGNIGGYGRFNYTVIGDSVNLGARLEAINKEFGTSIIISEYTYEKVKGFFKVREIGEITVKGKTKPVKIYELLDVLLSEKKLIKVME from the coding sequence ATGGATAAGAAAGTTAAATATGAAGTTTTAAAAATTTCTCTGCTTGTTGCGTTTTTGAGCGCTATAATTTCTTTTATCACAGCTGAATATATTTCCACTTTAAAGGGGGTTGAGTTGAGGACGATAGATTTACGTTTTAATTACAGAGGAAGTGTTTTTAATTTTGCGGATTCCTCAGATATTGTAATTGTTGCGATTGACGAGTCTTCGCTTGATCGGGCTCCTCATAGGTGGCCATGGCCGAGAAGTTATTATGCTAAATTGTTAAGAAATTTAAAGAAAGCTGGGGCTAAGATTGTAGCTTTTGATATCAATTTTGATTCTCCCGATAGAAATCCCGAGAACGACGCTGAATTTAGAAGGGCGGTTGAAGAAGTTGGGAATGTAGTTCTTGCAGGTCGTGAGGCAAAAGGGGCAGCTTTAAAAGGTAAAATTATTGAAGCGAAAAATTTTCTGAGGAACATCTTCATTGGGACAATGGGTTCGTATCCGGGGATAGTTGAGGTTTTACGCGATTATGATGGCGTTTGCCGAAGATATGTGCCCGTTTTTTCCGCAGGTGATACAGTTTTCCCAAGCTTTGGACTTGCGATTTTGCTTTTATATTATGGATTGACAATTGATTCAGTTTATGATTTACCACCAAGGCATCCTTTTGAGAATGGTTTTTTTAAAATTGGTAATTTGAAAATTCCCAAGTTTGATGATAAAACTTGGCTTATAAATTTTGCTGGACCAGCGGGGACTTTCAAATATATAAGTTTAATTGATGTACTTGATGATGAAGATTTTAAAACGAAGGATGAGCTTATATATGGCGATATAAACACATTTGATAACCCCGAATTTGGGCTTCTTCACGATAAGGTTTTCAAAGATAAAATTGTTATAGTTGGCAGTGCAATTCCAGAATTTAAAGGGGAGCTTGGTGATCTTTTACCAAGCCCGTTTGTTAAGGATGAGAGCAATCTTATGTATGGGGTTGAGATTCACGCAAACGCTGTTGCAACTATTCTTGAGCAAAAATTCATCGTTAAAATTTCTGGTTTTGCTTCATTTTTGATAATTTTTATGATTTCTTTGTTAAGTTTTGCGCTCGCTGTTGGGGTAAGACATTTAAAAATTCGCCCAGAATTTTTAACTGAAATCTTTGGGGTTTTAAGTTTAATTTTACTTTTTGTTTTGTGGAGTTTTGTTGTCATCATTTCTTTCAATAATAATTTCCTTCTCCCTGTGGTGTCACCAGTTCTTGGTGGCACTATTGCTTATATTGGTTCAATAGTTTATCAGTATTTAACCGAGAGAAAACAAAAAAAGCTCATAAAGACGATATTTGGCTATTATGTTCATCCTTCCGTCGTTAATCAACTTGTTTCAAATCCTGAACTTGTTCGTCTTGGTGGTGAGAAAAGGGAGATGACGGTTTTATTTTCAGATTTATGGAACTTCACAACTATAAGTGAAGCGTATCCACCAGAGTTTATTTTCAATCTTTTGAATGAATATTTTGATTCAATGACAAAAGTGGTATTCAAATACGGGGGGACGCTTGATAAATATATTGGTGATGCGATTGTTGCTTTTTGGGGTGCTCCAATTTATTATGAGGATCACGCTTTACGGGCATGTCTTTGTGCATTAAAAATGCAATTTGAACTTGAAAAATTGCGGATAAGATGGGAAAAAGAGGGGAAACCATTGCTTCATATGAGAATCGGAATTAACACTGGTGAAATGATCGTCGGAAACATTGGTGGTTACGGTAGATTTAATTATACAGTCATAGGGGATAGTGTAAACCTTGGTGCACGACTTGAGGCGATAAATAAAGAGTTCGGAACAAGCATAATCATAAGTGAATATACCTACGAAAAAGTTAAAGGTTTTTTCAAAGTAAGAGAGATAGGTGAAATAACAGTGAAGGGGAAAACAAAACCCGTAAAAATTTACGAACTTCTTGATGTTCTGCTCTCGGAGAAGAAACTTATCAAGGTTATGGAGTGA
- a CDS encoding Fe-S cluster assembly protein SufB: MQATERKIDIDYTRYDFKDEIKYIYQAKRGLSREVVEEISYWKNEPEWMRQFRLHSLDVFLKKPMPTWGADLSEINFDEYIYYIKPTDRKGKSWDEVPEKIRQTFERLGIPEAERKFLAGVGAQYESEVVYHSLREDLMKKGVIFTDMDTAVREYPDIVRKYFGTVVPPEDNKFAALNSAVWSGGSFVYVPKGVKVDFPLQAYFRINAESVGQFERTLIIAEEGASVHYIEGCTAPIYREDSLHSAVVEIIALPGSHVRYTTVQNWSKNVYNLVTKRAVAYEGAFVEWVDGNLGSKVTMKYPAVYLLGKGAKAEILSIAYAGAGQHQDTGAKVIHVAPYTTSNIVSKSISKDGGRTSYRGLVKVQKGAIGVKSTVRCDALMLDEFSRSDTYPYMEIEEELVSIGHEATVGKISEDQLFYLMSRGLTESEALTLVVLGFIEPFAKELPLDYAIELNKLIKLEMEGAIG; the protein is encoded by the coding sequence ATGCAAGCAACGGAAAGAAAAATAGATATTGATTATACAAGATATGACTTTAAGGATGAAATAAAATATATTTATCAGGCAAAGCGTGGTTTAAGTAGAGAAGTTGTTGAGGAAATCTCATATTGGAAAAATGAACCTGAGTGGATGCGGCAGTTTAGATTGCATTCGCTTGATGTTTTTCTCAAAAAGCCGATGCCGACCTGGGGAGCTGATCTTTCCGAGATAAATTTTGATGAATATATTTATTACATAAAGCCGACGGATAGAAAGGGCAAATCCTGGGATGAGGTCCCAGAGAAGATAAGGCAGACATTTGAACGGCTCGGGATACCTGAGGCTGAGAGAAAATTCCTTGCAGGGGTTGGAGCCCAATATGAATCCGAGGTTGTATATCACAGCCTGCGTGAGGATTTGATGAAAAAAGGTGTGATTTTTACAGATATGGATACTGCGGTTAGAGAATATCCTGATATAGTGAGAAAGTATTTTGGCACGGTTGTGCCACCTGAAGATAATAAATTTGCAGCTCTTAACAGTGCGGTCTGGAGTGGTGGAAGTTTTGTTTATGTTCCGAAGGGTGTTAAGGTTGATTTTCCGCTTCAAGCGTATTTTAGGATAAATGCAGAAAGCGTTGGGCAATTTGAAAGAACGCTTATCATTGCGGAGGAAGGCGCAAGTGTTCATTACATTGAGGGTTGTACAGCTCCTATTTATAGAGAAGATTCACTTCACAGTGCTGTAGTTGAGATCATAGCCCTTCCCGGTTCCCATGTCAGATACACGACTGTTCAAAACTGGTCAAAGAATGTTTATAATCTTGTTACGAAGAGAGCAGTTGCTTACGAGGGAGCTTTCGTTGAGTGGGTTGATGGGAATTTGGGTAGCAAGGTGACGATGAAATATCCAGCGGTTTATCTTCTTGGTAAAGGTGCTAAGGCGGAAATTCTTTCAATTGCTTATGCAGGTGCAGGGCAACATCAAGATACAGGGGCAAAGGTAATTCATGTGGCTCCTTATACAACGAGCAACATCGTTTCAAAATCAATAAGCAAAGATGGAGGTAGAACAAGTTATAGAGGTCTTGTTAAGGTGCAAAAGGGAGCAATTGGTGTTAAGTCAACAGTTAGGTGTGACGCTTTGATGCTTGATGAGTTCTCAAGGTCTGATACTTATCCTTATATGGAGATAGAGGAGGAACTTGTAAGTATCGGTCATGAGGCAACCGTTGGCAAGATAAGTGAAGATCAACTTTTTTATCTTATGAGCAGAGGATTGACCGAAAGTGAGGCATTGACACTTGTTGTTCTTGGTTTCATTGAACCATTTGCGAAGGAGTTACCGCTTGATTATGCTATTGAACTTAACAAACTTATAAAACTTGAGATGGAAGGAGCGATTGGCTAA
- a CDS encoding transcriptional regulator, BadM/Rrf2 family, giving the protein MIVSKTLDYAVRTLIYLGKRHGGGTVLMKEIAEKQKIPLSYLAKVMRQLVRAGIVFSEYGPNGGYSLKKLPSEITLRDVYEAVEGELRMVECFDVPGSVCVFTSCCGQADIWHEVEKKFIDILEGITIQDVIARDCVYSEKFLTINKREKRHANT; this is encoded by the coding sequence ATGATAGTATCAAAGACACTTGATTATGCGGTAAGAACATTGATATACCTTGGCAAGCGACATGGTGGTGGAACAGTTTTGATGAAAGAGATAGCCGAGAAACAGAAGATACCGTTGAGTTATTTAGCTAAGGTTATGAGGCAGCTTGTGAGGGCTGGGATAGTTTTTTCAGAGTACGGACCAAATGGTGGATATTCATTGAAGAAATTGCCGTCAGAGATAACATTGAGGGATGTTTATGAAGCTGTTGAAGGGGAGTTAAGGATGGTTGAGTGTTTTGATGTTCCTGGGTCAGTTTGTGTTTTTACTTCTTGTTGTGGGCAGGCGGATATATGGCATGAGGTTGAGAAAAAATTTATAGATATTCTTGAAGGCATAACCATTCAAGATGTAATTGCACGTGATTGTGTTTATTCAGAAAAATTCTTAACAATAAACAAAAGGGAGAAAAGACATGCCAACACTTGA
- a CDS encoding protein tyrosine phosphatase: protein MAEGLLRHLGDNKFEVFSAGTHPSFVHPLAIEAMKEIGIDISNHRSKSVTEFLGQSFDYVITVCDKAKESCPTFPGETKRIHWSFEDPAEATGTIEEKMKVFRKVRDEIKEHIISFINEIQTKSQTENVSGN from the coding sequence ATGGCAGAGGGATTGTTAAGACATTTGGGAGATAATAAATTTGAAGTTTTCTCTGCAGGGACTCACCCATCATTTGTCCACCCTCTCGCAATTGAAGCAATGAAAGAAATTGGAATTGATATCTCAAATCACAGATCAAAAAGCGTAACTGAGTTTCTCGGACAAAGTTTTGACTATGTAATAACAGTTTGTGACAAAGCCAAGGAATCATGTCCTACTTTCCCTGGGGAGACAAAAAGGATTCACTGGAGTTTTGAAGATCCAGCCGAAGCAACTGGAACAATAGAAGAAAAAATGAAAGTTTTCAGAAAAGTTAGAGATGAGATTAAGGAACATATCATTTCTTTCATAAATGAAATTCAAACAAAATCTCAAACGGAAAATGTTTCTGGCAATTGA
- a CDS encoding DNA polymerase-3 subunit alpha, with amino-acid sequence MAEFVHLHNHSHYSILDAISTIDGIIESAVQNKMSAVALTDHGVLFGALEFYIKAKEAGIKPIIGSEVYIVTEGSRFDKTKGSKDEESDLAVRNKKTHYKHLVLLAKNEIGWKNLIKLITIGHTEGFYYKPRIDFEVLEKYKDGLVALSACIGGVVSTYLVDGDYEGAKKMAKKFKEIFGDDFYLEVQNHFIDKEQPVLQGMPRLSKELGIKLVATNDCHYIKQEHAIPHNIFISIQDKNSVRDIYQLKYGTDQVYFKTAEEMYQAFKDFPEAIETTLEIAEKCNLEIELGKNYLPHFPIPEDAGVKTPDEYLEKLAWEGLQKRYKTITREVEDRLKYELDVIKRMGFSTYFLIVHDFINQARKMGVAVGPGRGSAAGSIVSYALGITNIDPLKHDLLFERFLNPERVSMPDIDIDFADDKRELVIEYVKKKYGEKSVAQIITFGTLSSRAVVRDVARVLGISLQVVDSITKNIPVQLGKPLPLNEALERPELEWLKNTTDPKLKELVKYALILEGLNRHPSTHAAGIVIAPGDISDYVPLYQTPQTELMTQYDKDYLEKAGLLKVDMLGLRTLTVIVNTLKLVKQNYGIEINIDEIPLDDEKTYQLLGEGRTVGVFQFESSGMQEYLRRLKPTNINDLAAMNALYRPGPINMIDDYIERKHGRKPIEYLHPKLEPILKETFGIVVYQEQVMQIANQIAGFSLAKADLMRRAMGKKDKELMAKQRNEFIDGAVKNGVDKKTAEEIFDMLEKFASYGFNKSHAVAYAYLAYQTAYLKAHFPAEFMAATMSSELNNTDKIVQFIEDCRRMGIKVLPPDVNESNLDFTVINQKTIRFGLGAIKNVGENAVNEIIRVRNEGGKFKNLFDFCARVDLRVVNKRAIESLIQAGAFDSLNCGHRAQLLQAVEMAMNYGEKTKKDKKNGQVGLFDLFSNSSTEENYPPLPNVEPWSEMEKLSYERNVLGFYVSGHPLMRYFDEVQTFSTAKLGDPDSVHDGEIVRVCGVITDMETKLDKNKNQMLIFELEDFTGKAECVAFSDVYKNYSRHLYVEALVLVTGEAKKQGNSLRITVKEVCPLEEAKERFIHKVIITVDKNETPEKVEKLSELLRKCEEGNCIIEIDVVNSGTFVQKFEIPYNLVKPSTDLINSLKELFGEKNIKLIPK; translated from the coding sequence ATGGCGGAGTTTGTTCATCTCCACAATCATTCCCACTACAGTATTCTTGATGCCATAAGCACAATTGATGGAATTATTGAATCTGCCGTTCAAAACAAAATGTCGGCAGTTGCGTTAACCGATCACGGAGTTTTATTCGGTGCACTTGAGTTTTACATTAAAGCAAAGGAAGCAGGTATAAAACCAATTATTGGAAGTGAAGTTTACATAGTCACGGAAGGATCAAGATTTGATAAAACGAAGGGAAGCAAAGATGAAGAATCAGATCTTGCGGTGAGAAATAAAAAAACACATTACAAACATCTCGTTTTGCTTGCGAAAAATGAAATTGGTTGGAAAAATCTGATAAAACTAATCACCATTGGGCACACTGAAGGATTTTACTATAAACCGAGGATTGATTTTGAAGTCCTTGAAAAATATAAAGATGGACTTGTAGCTCTTTCAGCGTGCATCGGTGGTGTTGTTTCAACTTACCTTGTTGATGGTGATTATGAAGGTGCTAAGAAAATGGCTAAAAAATTTAAAGAAATTTTTGGGGATGATTTTTATCTTGAAGTTCAAAATCACTTCATAGATAAAGAACAACCTGTTTTACAAGGGATGCCACGGCTTTCAAAAGAATTAGGGATAAAACTCGTTGCTACAAACGATTGTCACTACATTAAACAAGAACACGCGATTCCTCACAACATTTTCATTTCAATTCAAGATAAAAATTCCGTCAGGGACATCTACCAACTCAAATATGGAACAGATCAAGTTTATTTCAAAACAGCTGAGGAGATGTATCAAGCATTCAAAGATTTTCCCGAAGCGATTGAAACAACGCTTGAAATCGCAGAGAAATGTAATCTTGAAATTGAGCTCGGGAAAAATTATCTGCCCCATTTCCCAATTCCGGAAGACGCTGGTGTAAAAACCCCAGATGAATATCTTGAAAAACTTGCCTGGGAAGGGTTGCAGAAAAGATACAAAACAATAACCAGAGAAGTTGAAGATAGGCTCAAATATGAACTTGATGTGATTAAAAGGATGGGATTTTCAACTTACTTTCTCATTGTGCATGATTTTATAAATCAAGCAAGAAAGATGGGAGTCGCTGTTGGTCCAGGGCGTGGTTCAGCTGCAGGCTCAATAGTTTCATATGCACTTGGAATTACAAATATTGACCCCCTAAAGCATGATTTACTTTTTGAAAGATTTCTGAATCCCGAACGAGTCTCAATGCCGGACATTGACATTGATTTTGCGGATGATAAAAGAGAGCTCGTGATTGAGTATGTTAAGAAAAAATATGGTGAGAAATCCGTTGCGCAGATAATAACATTTGGAACTCTTTCATCTCGTGCAGTGGTAAGAGATGTTGCAAGGGTTCTTGGAATTTCACTTCAAGTAGTTGATTCAATTACGAAAAATATACCTGTTCAGCTGGGTAAACCATTGCCTTTAAATGAAGCGCTTGAGAGACCTGAACTTGAATGGCTTAAAAATACAACCGATCCTAAATTGAAAGAACTTGTCAAATACGCACTTATTCTTGAGGGTTTAAATCGTCATCCTTCAACACATGCTGCAGGGATCGTCATCGCACCCGGGGACATAAGCGATTATGTTCCACTCTATCAAACTCCACAAACTGAATTGATGACACAGTATGATAAAGATTATCTTGAGAAAGCCGGGCTTCTAAAAGTTGACATGCTTGGGTTACGAACGCTTACCGTCATAGTTAACACATTAAAACTAGTTAAGCAAAATTATGGAATTGAAATAAACATTGATGAAATACCACTTGATGATGAAAAAACATATCAACTTCTTGGTGAGGGTAGAACAGTTGGGGTTTTCCAATTTGAAAGTTCTGGGATGCAAGAATACCTAAGGAGGTTAAAACCAACTAACATTAATGACCTTGCTGCGATGAACGCACTCTATAGACCAGGTCCAATAAATATGATTGATGATTACATTGAACGAAAACACGGACGAAAACCTATTGAATATCTCCATCCAAAGCTTGAGCCGATTTTAAAAGAAACATTTGGAATTGTTGTTTATCAGGAGCAAGTGATGCAAATTGCAAATCAGATTGCTGGATTTTCGCTTGCAAAAGCTGACCTTATGAGAAGAGCCATGGGTAAAAAGGACAAAGAACTTATGGCAAAACAAAGAAATGAGTTTATTGACGGCGCTGTTAAAAATGGGGTTGATAAAAAAACTGCTGAAGAAATTTTTGACATGCTTGAAAAATTCGCATCATATGGATTTAATAAAAGTCATGCTGTTGCCTACGCCTATCTTGCATATCAGACTGCGTATCTTAAAGCTCATTTTCCTGCTGAATTTATGGCTGCGACAATGTCAAGCGAATTGAACAACACAGATAAAATAGTGCAATTTATTGAAGATTGTAGAAGGATGGGAATTAAAGTTTTACCTCCAGATGTCAATGAAAGTAATCTTGATTTCACGGTCATAAATCAGAAAACAATAAGGTTTGGGCTTGGTGCAATTAAAAATGTTGGTGAGAACGCAGTAAATGAAATAATCAGAGTTAGAAACGAGGGGGGCAAATTTAAAAATTTATTTGATTTCTGCGCAAGAGTTGATTTAAGAGTTGTTAATAAAAGAGCAATTGAAAGCTTGATCCAAGCAGGTGCGTTTGACTCCTTAAACTGTGGACATAGAGCACAGCTTCTGCAAGCGGTGGAAATGGCAATGAACTATGGTGAAAAAACCAAGAAGGACAAGAAAAACGGGCAAGTGGGTCTGTTTGATCTTTTCAGCAACAGTTCAACAGAAGAAAATTATCCACCGCTTCCAAATGTTGAACCTTGGAGTGAAATGGAAAAACTCTCATATGAAAGGAATGTCCTCGGTTTCTATGTTTCAGGACATCCGCTAATGAGATACTTTGACGAGGTTCAAACTTTTTCAACTGCAAAACTTGGAGACCCAGATTCGGTCCATGACGGAGAGATCGTCCGCGTATGTGGCGTTATAACTGACATGGAAACAAAACTTGATAAGAATAAAAATCAAATGTTAATTTTTGAACTTGAAGATTTCACCGGAAAAGCAGAATGTGTTGCTTTCAGCGATGTTTATAAAAATTATTCAAGGCATCTTTATGTTGAAGCGCTCGTTTTAGTCACGGGTGAAGCAAAAAAGCAAGGGAATTCCTTGCGAATCACTGTCAAAGAAGTTTGTCCCCTTGAAGAGGCAAAGGAAAGATTTATACACAAAGTCATCATTACAGTAGATAAAAATGAAACCCCAGAAAAGGTAGAAAAATTATCCGAACTTCTCAGAAAGTGTGAAGAGGGAAACTGCATAATTGAGATTGATGTTGTAAATAGCGGAACTTTTGTTCAAAAGTTTGAAATTCCTTATAACCTTGTCAAACCATCAACTGATTTGATTAACAGTTTAAAAGAATTGTTCGGAGAGAAAAATATCAAACTAATTCCAAAATAA
- a CDS encoding thioredoxin, with protein MSKNIIELTDLNFEDEVLKSDKLVLVDFWAEWCAPCRMIAPIIEEIANEYADRLKVGKLNVDYNPKTAMKYGIMSIPTLLLFQNGRVIEQIVGAMPKKNLLAKLEKYLLPV; from the coding sequence ATGTCAAAAAACATAATTGAATTAACTGATTTGAACTTTGAGGATGAAGTTCTTAAATCAGATAAGCTTGTGCTTGTAGATTTTTGGGCTGAGTGGTGTGCTCCATGTAGGATGATCGCTCCAATAATTGAAGAAATTGCAAATGAATACGCTGACAGATTAAAAGTTGGGAAATTAAATGTTGATTATAATCCAAAAACGGCGATGAAATACGGAATAATGAGCATCCCAACTCTTTTGCTTTTTCAAAATGGTCGGGTCATTGAACAAATAGTCGGAGCGATGCCTAAGAAAAATCTTCTCGCAAAACTTGAAAAATATCTCTTGCCAGTGTGA
- a CDS encoding type III pantothenate kinase, translating into MFLAIDIGNTHTVFGIYKNGKLLHDWRVSSLITRTEDEAWFLVKFFCNDVNIDIKSISGVGISSVVPNLTDIFVWMSQKHFKIDPIIVSAEIDLGIKILYDDPSAVGADRLCNAVAGYTKYGGPIIVVDFGTATTYDVVSENGEYLGGVIAPGIETSAAELHRRAAKLPKIELHFPRDVIGKNTVASMQSGIMYGAIDAMEGMIKRIKNIIGQHSKVIATGGLAKTIIERTNVIDFYEPSLVLDGIYIIYTRLKNKNFTP; encoded by the coding sequence ATGTTTCTGGCAATTGACATTGGAAACACACACACTGTTTTCGGAATTTACAAAAATGGGAAATTGCTTCACGATTGGAGAGTTTCAAGTTTAATAACGAGAACAGAAGATGAAGCTTGGTTTCTCGTCAAATTTTTTTGCAACGATGTGAATATAGATATAAAAAGTATAAGTGGGGTTGGGATTTCATCTGTTGTTCCGAATCTTACAGATATTTTCGTCTGGATGAGCCAAAAGCATTTCAAAATTGATCCGATTATCGTTTCAGCTGAGATTGATCTCGGGATAAAAATTTTATATGATGACCCAAGCGCTGTAGGTGCTGACAGGCTGTGCAACGCCGTTGCCGGTTATACAAAATATGGGGGACCTATTATAGTTGTTGATTTTGGAACAGCAACAACTTATGATGTAGTATCCGAAAATGGTGAATATCTTGGTGGAGTTATAGCCCCAGGGATTGAAACAAGCGCTGCTGAACTTCACAGAAGAGCTGCGAAATTACCCAAGATTGAGCTTCATTTCCCAAGAGATGTGATAGGGAAAAACACTGTCGCAAGTATGCAATCTGGGATAATGTATGGAGCTATTGACGCAATGGAAGGAATGATAAAAAGAATTAAAAATATCATAGGTCAGCATTCAAAGGTTATCGCAACGGGTGGGCTTGCAAAAACAATAATTGAGCGAACAAATGTAATTGATTTTTATGAACCGTCGCTTGTCCTTGATGGAATTTATATAATTTATACCAGACTAAAAAACAAAAACTTCACTCCATAA
- a CDS encoding Fatty acid hydroxylase superfamily protein, producing MAEYVRASTRIPDYLYPKKGSATIFKNKFLETLTKTHPLTPAVIYLPIVSYLIFYSLNKLNFKSLTVAGLFASGVFSWTLAEYLLHRFVFHFEPKTSLGFKIQFMIHGVHHQYPNDPKRLVMPPAASLILALIFWYIFRFSFGIYAFSFFPGFVMGYIIYDMTHYAIHHFKPPKNKLRYLWKHHLQHHYKAPDRAFGVSSPLWDLIFGTTP from the coding sequence ATGGCTGAATACGTCAGGGCATCTACCAGAATACCCGATTATCTTTATCCTAAAAAAGGTTCGGCGACGATTTTTAAAAATAAATTCCTTGAAACACTAACGAAAACTCACCCATTAACCCCAGCTGTGATATATCTACCGATTGTTTCATATTTAATTTTCTATTCGTTGAATAAACTAAATTTTAAATCCCTTACAGTCGCTGGACTTTTTGCAAGTGGCGTTTTCTCATGGACGCTTGCTGAATATCTTTTACATAGATTTGTTTTTCACTTTGAACCCAAAACATCTCTTGGCTTTAAAATACAATTTATGATCCACGGCGTTCACCATCAATATCCAAATGACCCGAAACGACTTGTAATGCCTCCAGCTGCAAGTTTAATTCTCGCTTTAATTTTCTGGTACATCTTCAGATTTTCATTTGGAATTTATGCTTTCTCGTTTTTCCCGGGTTTTGTCATGGGCTACATAATTTACGATATGACGCACTATGCAATTCATCATTTCAAACCACCTAAAAATAAACTCCGTTATCTCTGGAAGCATCATTTACAACATCATTATAAAGCACCTGATAGAGCTTTTGGTGTTTCAAGTCCGCTCTGGGATCTCATATTTGGAACAACTCCATAA
- a CDS encoding Fe-S cluster assembly ATP-binding protein — protein MPTLEVRDLYVSVDGKEILRGLNFAVNKGEVHALMGPNGSGKSTLAYTIMGHPKYKVEGGDILFEGKSILEMKPDERAKLGLFLAFQYPVEVPGVTLFNFLWKAIQANNLDPRVERTSWLPKSVVDYKRELIDKIKKLNMSEIFVYRPIGVGFSGGEKKRMEILQMAMLKPIIAFLDEPDSGLDIDSLKIVADVVNSVRTPELGIVMITHYQRILNYIKPDFVHIMLDGRIVKSGGPEIVEKLEQEGYAWIRETAAESAD, from the coding sequence ATGCCAACACTTGAGGTTAGAGATTTATATGTGAGCGTTGATGGGAAAGAGATTTTGAGAGGGCTTAATTTCGCTGTTAATAAAGGTGAAGTTCATGCGTTGATGGGACCGAATGGCTCTGGGAAAAGCACGCTTGCTTATACAATAATGGGTCATCCAAAATATAAGGTTGAAGGCGGAGATATTTTGTTTGAAGGTAAAAGCATACTTGAGATGAAGCCAGATGAGAGAGCAAAGCTTGGTTTATTTCTTGCATTTCAATATCCTGTTGAGGTTCCTGGGGTTACTCTTTTTAATTTTTTGTGGAAAGCGATACAGGCTAATAATCTTGATCCAAGGGTGGAACGTACATCTTGGTTGCCGAAATCAGTGGTTGATTATAAAAGGGAGTTGATAGATAAAATCAAGAAGTTAAATATGAGTGAGATTTTTGTTTATAGACCTATTGGGGTTGGATTTTCAGGTGGTGAAAAGAAGAGGATGGAAATTTTGCAGATGGCGATGTTAAAGCCAATTATAGCTTTTCTTGATGAACCTGATTCGGGACTTGATATTGATTCTCTTAAGATTGTGGCTGATGTTGTGAATTCAGTGCGTACCCCGGAGCTTGGTATAGTGATGATAACTCATTATCAAAGGATTTTAAATTACATAAAGCCAGATTTTGTGCATATAATGCTTGATGGTAGAATCGTTAAATCTGGTGGACCTGAGATAGTTGAGAAGCTTGAGCAAGAAGGTTATGCTTGGATCAGGGAAACGGCTGCTGAATCAGCAGATTAA